The genomic stretch GCAATTCAAGttcttatcattttttttctcaaaattgaAGCAACGAAAAAATCtgtggttaaaaataaaaattagtgatattttataaattatatttacaaattattagaTATCGTGCAAAtcaattattgtattttaaataactttctatgaatattttgaactacatttttattgttatattgtaATGTTGTTATGCTTATGTTGaagcaaaattatatcttctaagaatattttcttgtttaGACCAAAAGAATAATCGTTTTCTTAGTACGAGAAAcctgatatttttttctactcgAATGAGACGCTTACAATTGTTACATAATAAcatcattatttcttttactgtTAAGAATTGTTAATGCATAATACACAAATAATTGAtgttttgattaaatattgtttGTTAATTGTGATCTCGGATCGCTCGATCGCCTAAAGAAATTGTGCATCCGTTAATTTCCCTAAATTGTGTCTTGTGTTTAAATAGTGACaatctgtaattttattttaattttacgtcggaatgaattttattgaaaCACAAATGCACATGTAAAAGAATATGACTATAATCCTGTCAGAGTTGGGTTGGATGCGCACTttgacataaaattatttaataaattctctttttattttccctttttattagataatattaattttggtaGTTTTAAAAAAGTCCGCAACTTTGCGACTCAAGGCGTTACCGTCGCCGCAAGAacatcgagagagagaaaggttaGAGAGATCGATGACATCAAGTACGTAGTATAACTGAACGATGatcaaacattttaaaataaatttaattaaataaaatactgcaaaataaaataaagtaaaatacgccataatataaataaaattaatcaaaatatggcgaattaaaaagaaaatttattaaacaataataatacgcCAAAGTGCACAATCCAACACGATTAAttctgatttaattttaatccttaATTGAAAATGAATCATtgtttattagtttatttgtTAGGTGCAAATCTGTCATCAAGTGGTCACATACTCATATGGTCCGGCACACGTGCAACAGCCAAGTAGTTGAGACtggaaaaaaatacgtatCTCGACTCCAGATTTCATTTTAGCGGCTCCGAAAAGTCTAAAAAGCTTCAGCATGAAAGAGGAGTTTTCGATGCTTTCGCCTAAACTTGGCGGAGGACCTCATGGCTTGGGTAAATTCTTTTAGGCATACGTTTTCCTTTTGTTACACTTACTCATAATGCTGACGACACCCTTACATAAACgccggaaataatttttaaacgttagcatttttttaaacttaccccttattttgttaaatattcttaacatgttctttttctttaatatttagcgcattaatttaaaaaatgctttaaaaGTTATACGTTTGAGAGTCGaggttatattttttttttatctccggCTCTTGAGATCGAACACGGCCGGTCGTTGTTAAGAATACTCAATCAAGCTGCCCTTTTCTTGAGGAATTTAATTGTTAGATGAATTTTTTCCAGGCGACCCAAACGACAGGAGTTTGAGAAAAGTGGAGAAAGACGTGTTAGTACCAAAATTGATGCGAGAGAGAACCAAAACTGAAAAGTGCGTCAATGAAGTTAAAGGTGAacatctaaataaatttcgtgaAACATTAATTCGTATATAAACTATATATACaatcatatataattaaatacatttatatgaattatttttacataaaaaaaataaaaaatggcaagTACATGACCTCTCTTTCATAGAGTTCCACGACTGCTGTCTGAAGTCTGGCCTTCTGCACGTTATAAAATGTAGAAACGAAAACGATATAATGAAGGCGTGCATGGAGAAGTGGTACTACAACCAGGACTTTATTAAAGAATGCACGGAGCAGTACTTAGACGAGAGAAGTGAATTCAGAAAGACTGGAATTCCcaaaaagaaaactattaGAATGGAGGGTTCAATTTGAATTCGTTAATAACGATTGTCGAGAATGTACATACGCTTTTTACTCAGCTGTTTAGATGTAATGTTTGTGGTTGACGCACTGATCACTTTTCCAGCGATAGGGCTTTCGCGAGATCGCTGCTTTATATTCGTACAGAGTATCGCTGGAAAAGTTATAGTTAAATTCTTCCAGAATGTTacagttaaatatttacagAGCTTTAAAGTACAACTAAAGAAAAGAGCAGAGAATATAAGTAAATGAAACACTACAAACGATTAAAGCATTcatcttctcctcttttttttctctttttattaaaaagaaaaagaagagaagtgCTTCAGGTCATTTGTAGTGAAACTCTGACCGCACCCACAGACATTCGACCGTAGCGCAGAACTGAGTGTGTTGTTCGAATAAAGACCTGtttgaaaaatgtttgcaGTAATtaagtgaaatttaatttttagaattaattctacaattaataattacttttcaaTTGTCCACGTATTACCAcgtgcgttttaattaataatcaattaatttgttgactaaaattaacattattttctttacaaagaCCGAGGCAGAGCTTTAGCAcaacgtataataaaaaagaaagaattttgaaaactATACGAGTTTTACAGTAATTAGCCGActcaatttttcaataatcaaattaatcgTCGACATGGTCAATTCGCGTTGTacaaaatctttaataatttttttcaagaacgCGATGCTGCGTCCCAGGAAACGAGGAGAGGTGTATGCAtgtcaagataaaaaaaaaaatctaaaatgaGAAGAGGGGGCGGCGCTCTCCCGCATTTAAAGGGCGCCGGGTTCCCACAATAGAACCGCGGCTATTTCGTTATCTCGGGTCCACGTGGAGGCTGCGGATTCGTCTCGAGAAACGTCTTAGGACCGCCGAACGGCCGGCGCGCGTTCCTCGGCGGTCGGGAGGGCTCTTCGGCGTCGAAAGTGGGGGCTGTGCCCGCTGTGCCGTTCGCTGCTGATGTGGAAGCCACGGAAAGCGGAGGCATCATCTGACGTTCCCTCCATTCCGGCGCGTAAAAGACGCCTCGTAAATTCATCCCTCGATTGACGATCTCCCCTTttcgatctctctttctcgcctttcttttttttctttttttttttctacctgGCAGAATACGAGCGCTCATGTTTCTCAAGATACTGATCGGTTTCTCCGTTTTGGCGACGGCGATCCCCAAGCAGGTGATCCCGGACGGCGAGCATCACGTCTTGAACAAGGttagagaaaatatttaataatgtttatatCTTTTGCGTgccgttattttttaattgattaaataaaagtttaattctGTCGCTCAGAAATTCTTCTTTCGTAACAGAAAAGTAATGTTGCGTCAAAAAGTAAGTGAACTTTAGATCGCCTTATCATCTCAGGATTGCAAAAAGTAGAAGATAGTAGCTCGAGTAGGACTCACTGGGGGACTTGTTTTCCAGGATGCAGGCAGCAAGGATCACTATGTCCACTCGCAGCACAACCCAGCCTACGACCACGAGGCTTTTTTGGGGGAAGAAGCAAAGACTTTTGATCAACTTTCGCCCGAGGAGAGCACCAGGCGGCTGGGGATAATCGTCGACAAGATAGACAAGGATAACGACGGTTACGTGACGCAGGAGGAGCTGAAGGACTGGATAATGTACACGCAGCAGCGCTACATCAGGGATAACGTAGAGCGTCAGTGGAAATCGCACAACCCGACGGGCAAGGAGAAGTTTACCTGGACTGAATACAAGGACATGGTTTATGGCGACATGGACGAGCGGGATGCCGCAGAGAAGCAGGACAACAAGACGGACGACTCGTTCTCGTACATCCAGATGTTCAAGAGGGACCGCCGGCGGTGGACAGCCGCGGATCTGGACGGAGACGATGCTCTGACGAAGGAAGAGTTCACCGCCTTCCTCCACGCGGAAGACGCCGAGCACATGAAAGACGTGATAGTGCTGGAGACGATGGAGGACATAGATAAGGACGAAGACGGCAAGATTTCTCTCGCAGAATATATTGGTGAGTAAGAACTATTATCGTCGCTCTAAAAACCAGCTCGAACGGTCCTCGAATTCTTGATTTGTCCACAGGTGACATGTACAGAGGCGAGGAAGGTGAGGAAGGTGAGGAAGAAGAACCAGAATGGGTAAAGAACGAGAAGGAGCAGTTCTCTCTGTACAGAGATAAAGACGGAGATGGATTCTTGAACGCTGACGAGGTGATTGatcatttcttttatcactCGTTGCAAATGAAAACTTGCTGGTAGAAGCAATTAAACCGAGTCATATAAATTTC from Cardiocondyla obscurior isolate alpha-2009 linkage group LG12, Cobs3.1, whole genome shotgun sequence encodes the following:
- the LOC139107232 gene encoding COX assembly mitochondrial protein homolog, whose amino-acid sequence is MKEEFSMLSPKLGGGPHGLGDPNDRSLRKVEKDVLVPKLMRERTKTEKCVNEVKEFHDCCLKSGLLHVIKCRNENDIMKACMEKWYYNQDFIKECTEQYLDERSEFRKTGIPKKKTIRMEGSI
- the Scf gene encoding calumenin-B — its product is MFLKILIGFSVLATAIPKQVIPDGEHHVLNKDAGSKDHYVHSQHNPAYDHEAFLGEEAKTFDQLSPEESTRRLGIIVDKIDKDNDGYVTQEELKDWIMYTQQRYIRDNVERQWKSHNPTGKEKFTWTEYKDMVYGDMDERDAAEKQDNKTDDSFSYIQMFKRDRRRWTAADLDGDDALTKEEFTAFLHAEDAEHMKDVIVLETMEDIDKDEDGKISLAEYIGDMYRGEEGEEGEEEEPEWVKNEKEQFSLYRDKDGDGFLNADEVKTWIIPAEFDHAEAESRHLIYEADTDADHKLTKNEILEKYDIFVGSQATDFGEALARHEEF